CGTACCGGTATATTAACCGGCATAAATATGTCCAATACTGTGCGAGAATGATAAAACCAGTagaaaagatcaagaaaataattagaattgaaaaccggacactaattttaaaggtttagcccaaaattgggccaaacaGGCAAAAAATACTAATGGGTTGGACTGgacccaagttgggcccaagcccaacatataaaatatattaaaaaggaACCCATTCAGCATCATAACACCCCATAACACAACCATAGCAGCTGCAAGTGAGATGAGAGGAGAAGAGAGTGTTACTATTCACCACCAACTTTCGGTGGCCATAACTCGAGTTACGGTGCTCCGATTTACATGTCATTTGTAGCTACGCGAAATAGGATAGGCAGTTGAACCGAcgatgtgatatcacagccaaataggataggcattcatcatatgcatatccTATATGTTTGCTTGCTTTGCGGACTTGCATTGTTTGCCTAATTGCATAACATGCTTAAGTGTTTCTTGGATTACTTGATATACATGATtatacttgtgctttacttATATTGCtattacttgtgttttctaCTAGGATTGAGGAGGTTTGGAAGGCGGTGGCAATGGGATTGCATGGAGGTTAGgctggtgaaggctgtgggatagCGCTGAACTGATAGATTAGAAATCCCCTAAATTAGTTGACATGTTTAAGgatttgtttatttgttttataagcTTGAATATTATGATTGatatgaagttctaggattgcctctagcATCCTGgagtcttatatcttacattacTGAGCActattaccatactgagaacctccggttctcattccatactttgttattatttttgagATGTAgctcgcaacccacctcggtgagttgtgCAATGGTGACAGAGCAGAGgatctttagtttttttttggagttttttggatattttgttTAGTACTCTTACATTTTGTATTTATACTTTGCCTTAGAGGCTATCCTTGGGAGACATATGTTGTATTCTATTTTAACTTTCAAAATTCTGTATGTCAGCATATAACTAGTCGGCTTAAACTCTGCGGGCTGTGGCTAGTACTTTATGACTTTTATACTCATATATCTACGTATACTTTGTTATTTTGTACCTATATCTTGTGCCTTATTGCTTTTAGCTTCGTGTGAACGTTTTGCTCTTTTGTGACTCTATTTTTTAGCTTAATTCTTCATTGGGCTTCTAGAATTACTATTTCTTCTATATGTATATTATCATATAAGCCTTAGAATTGTCGTGACCTTTAGTTATCCTTTGTTGTACGGcatgaggtaaggcttaggAAAATTAGGAtgttacatttagtggtatcagagTGGTTCATCCTCGTGAGCCTAAGGGATGGACCGattgtgcttcattgcatactctgtgtCTTTCTCGTTGATGCTATTTAGGGTATCTGCTTGATATTGCATAGCATGCTTGTTTATGAGTTCCTTTTGGGATAATTGAAGCACTAggcttttgatattgagactgatcaccttgatatctaCTGTTTGGTGTAGATAGGAACCCTAATGACTACTCGCGGATGAGGTCATACTCGTACACGGGGAGAAACTGAGAATGACTAACCGGCTGACAACCATGCCAAGTTCATGGCGACTATGACTAATTTGGCGAATATTATACAAGTTAACACTGCTGTGACTATGCAAGCCATGGAAATGATGGGTCAACCGGCGGGAAACGGTAATGGAAATAGGAACGAAAATGGGAAAGGAGACCGTAATAACTTGGGAGGTGCTTCAACGACCTTGACTTCATTTCTCAAGGTTCATCCACCGACTTTTAAAGGTTCGACCAACCCTACTGAAGCAGACAATTGGTTCCAAGCCATGGAGCGTGCGTTACAAGCTCAGCATGTTCCGAACAACCAATTTGTGGAGTTTGCAGCATACCAACTTTTAGGAGAGGCTCAGCACTGGTGGTAAGGAGAACGCCAGATTACTACAGCTTCAGAATGCCGATATTCCTTGGGATGTATTTCAGACGGCTTTCTACAAGAAATACTTTCCTGAATCTGTAAGGGAAGCGAGGGAGTTGGAGCTTATGCAGTTGAAGAAGGGCTCATTGTCTGTAGCCGATTACACTAGTCGGTTTGAGGAGCTTTGTAAGTTCTCTAGGGTATGTCAAGGTGCCCCGGAGTCCTATGAGATCTGGAAATGTATCAAGTACCAAAGAGGTTTGAGGGACAACATTATGACGGTTGTGGCTCCTTTGGAGATTCAGATATTTTTCGAACTTCTGAACAAGGCCCAAATGGTCGAAGAGTGTGCTAAGAAGGTAGAATTGGTGAGACATACCCGAGGAAGAAACAACACTAAAGGCTGAGGCAAGTACTTTCAGCCAAGGAGTCAGAGTTTCAAGAGGGACGGACGTGCACCTCAACACCCTCAAGGTCGAGGGGGCTTTAGGAGAAACAACTATGATCAGTTCGACCCGGCGAGAGGAAGAGGTAATCAGAGTAAGACTTCTCTGGATTCAATTTGTAACCGTTGCAAGCATTTTCATCCTTATGATTCGTGCAAGTTGGGTATAGGTGGATGCTTTACATGTGGATTGCTTGGACACATGGTGAAGGATTGCCCTCGTATAAGGATTTCGAATGTAGGCCAGAACCAGTAAGGTCGGGTGTTTGTTGTGAACGCCAGTGATGCTGCTAAGGCGAATCCTTTGATGAGAGGTATATGTTTATTTGGCGATAAAACATTGGTTACATTGTATGATACtagagcatcacattcattttTTGCATTTGATAAAGATGAGGAATTAGGATTGAAAGTGTCTGAATTAGCTTTGGATTTGCATGTGCATACCCCGTATTAGACGGTTGTGACTAGATCAGGTTGTAGGAAAGTGTATTTCAGGATTGAGGATAGAAACTTTGTTCATGATTTGATTTCTTTGCCAATGGTAGTGTTGGAAATGATTTTGGAGTTTGATTGGTTGTCAAAGAATCGGGTATTGTTGGATTGATTTGAGCGATTGATTCGATTTATGCcagaaggagaaggaggagcAGTGATAGCTGAGGGTTATTACCTAAACTCTATTTTGGTGAATTATTATGGGAAAGAGTGTCAGGGTTATATATTGTTGGCTGCGAATGCGTTAGGTGATGAACAGAGATTAGATCAAATTCCCGAAGATATTCCTGATTTTCCTCCTCAAAGGGAGATTGAAATTTTCTATTGAATTTTAGAGCTAGCTAAACTAAAGACTCAGTTGGAAGTGCTTCTGAACAAGAGGTTCATTCGACCAAGTGTGTCTCCGTGGGGAGCACCAAATTTATtggtaaagaagaaggatggaggaaTGTGAATTTATGTGAATTACTGGCAGTTAAACGAAATGACTCTTGATGTGAGGGAAATCGTCAGTTaggaattttcacaaaataattcCGTTGAATTATAGATCCAAACTGATAGATAACCCTCAATCAAAGTctaatttgtttgtcacttaagcaaagcAATAAAAACCGAGAGTATTTAAATCTCGAGTCGTTTCTCAAGAAATTATAGGGAGGTGTgcatattattggttatggaaaagtatttttggagtttttagtatgatgagacaagaaatgtaaataaaaagaaagtaagCTAACAACTAAGAAAGTCTTGGCAAGGAGTGAGAATTGAAATttctatcctcattatcatcctCAACTGTGATGGTAGTTGTCTTTTACTCTcacttagttatcctctaacaattgaaggaaagtcaagtgagcaaagTCAATTCTAgtccacaagtcctaatcaaagatTAGATTTAGTGGAATTCAAGCTAACTAGCAATCCTCAATGACCAATCAATAAAAGAATTTGACAATTCAAGAGTTTTCAATACTCAACCCAAGccaagaataaaaaaatctattctagaatccaaccaagcattttatcaaacacatgaaaggcataaaataaaagcatattaaaatagcaagaaatataaaatctaaaactaacaAGTGCAAGAGAATAATAGCAATAACTCAAACCAACATAATGAAACATAAaacatgaaattgcattaataaaaatcaaaactaCAAGAGTTCATAATCATAAAGACAACCaaataaaggaaataaaaagTGAGACTAAGAGAACAAGAATGTAgtaacaagaaattgaaagaaaaaactAAAGTAAGACAAGATCAAACCTAATTctaagagaaaattaagaacaaaaccctaaattctagagagaagagagagagattcTTTCTCTAGAAATCTAACCTAAAATATGCTAAAGCTAAATTATGACTACTTGGTTCATTCTCCCTTGAATCCCGGGTTCAGTAGCATTAGAAATGGGTTGGATTGGACCCAAAAtgcttcagaaatcgctggtCATGTGTTTATTTAATGAATCACTTTTTCGGCGTCTCACATACGCGAGCAGCTTGCTCAATGTCAACCACAGAAAATTGTATATCGTTTTTACGCCCTAGGTGTTAGCTTTCTAATGCCactagaaccgcctcatttggacctctgtagctcaggTTATGATCAATTTAGTACAAAGAGGTCACGATTGCCAGCTTAgcaattccttcatttcttcatgaattctctcaatttgcatgcttttcttccaTTTCTTCAGGCCATCCTTTGCCTTCAAAACcttaaatcactcaaacaaacacatcaaggcattgATTGCAATtgaagtgaattaaatttagcaatttaagagcctaaaaataatatttttactcttaagcacaatttaggaagaattcacaaaactatgctattttGGTGAATAAATATGggaaaagttgataaaaatccaccaaatttaatacaagataaaccataaaattgtggtttatcaatctccccacatttaaacattagtatgtcctcatgctaagaaTCAAGAAAGATAAGAAATGGGGTATGAATTTTATTCGATGTAAATTATCTAAATGCACTCTATCTAAATGCATGCgctacttggtcaaaataaatcgatttccaagaatacatatataaacataagGGCTAAAAAAATCACAACCAAGtcaaatccacaattgaattgagtccTAGAAAGTAACTTATAAACTtgcaagataaaaaataataacaagtgaaaacatagaattgagcaatcgaacccctCATCGGACGTGTATAcgctctagtcgctcaagtgtatagggctgattcactcaattctcttttattctgagtaggatctgggaagggatgactgtgacgagcttcaaactcgcaaatgttgggcgcagagacagtgtgcaaaaggataaatgtatcctattctgacacaagtgagaaccgacagatgattagtcctGTGGTGAGAaccgtagctggaccattttcactgagaggacggatggtagccattgacaacggtgatccaccaacacatagcttgccatagaaggagccatgcgtgtttggagaagaagatagtaggaaagcagaaattcagagaGCAGAGCATCTCCGAAACcccaacctgttctccattactgaataacaagtatcacctatttcatgttcttttactttttgcaaacaaaactctttttattattaaactcCTGACTAAAAGTTacaggataaccatagcttgcttcaagccagcAATCTCTGAGGGATcgatgataaaccactattttatggtttatcttgtgctcaattaagtggattttatcaacctttcatacacttattcatactaattgcatgagtttacgttttccttccggattttgtgctatgattgaaaacatgcttctttggccttatattcactaatattaatcctctcttattaccattagattctgtgatgtgtgttaagtgatttcagggattacagggcatgaatggctcagaggatgcaaaggaagcatgcaaaagtggaaggaatacaagaagttgaaggaactgcaaagctgtccagcatgacctctttgcactcaaacgatcataacttgagttacagatgTCTAAATGAGatggttctagttgcgttggaaagctaacatccggggcttcgcaacgatatataatttatcATAGTTGCTCCAAAGATGGacaacgcgaacgcgtggatgacgcgccTGCATTGTATCTACAAAATCTCAATCCACGCAAatgcgtggatgacgcctccgcgtcactttgtcgcgacctgtacgaaccagatttcacaatcagcaatttctgggctgtttctgacccagtttttggcccagaaagcACAGATTAGAGACTATAAAGTTGGGGAATACATCCATACATCAAACATTCATtcataaatcacacttttcataatttagatgtagtttttagggAGAGAGGTTCtatcctctctcttaggttttaggattaggatctCCTTTAGTCATTAGGATTGTTTTTCATACCaagttcaataatttatgtttctcttctttttttatttactctagagcttttatttgtatttgatttatgttgcccaattggcttatgaactttttcatgttagaattgacatctccattcaatataatttgaggtattccagatatttatgtttttaatttagctttccaTATTCTTGGTTctagttgattaattggtaacttttgagttatcaaactcatcgtgattgataattgttattcttgctgattaatttagattcttataactctagtctttccttaaggagttgactaggactttaggtgttaaattaatttatccacttaactgaccttcatagtagaggttgacttagtggtagcagaaatataattctcatcaccattgataaggataactaggataggacttccagttttcataccttgccaagagttttattagttattaatttattaatttctacAATTTATTTctgttcaaaaccttttcaaatacCAAAAACActatttttcataaccaatagtaaaacacacctccctgcaattccttgagaagacgacccgaggtttgaatactttggtttataaattttattgggtttgttacttgttacaaccaaatgtttgtaagaaaggttgattgcttggtttagaaactatacttgcaacgagaatttattataacttctaaatcatcaatcttcagttcttcaatcgacccttactcacgtaaggtattacttggacgacccagtgcacttgctagttagttgtgcggagttgcaaaagtgtgattgcaatttcgtacaccaagagcctaaaaagtatgttttcactcttaaataaaatttagggagaattcacaaaaccatgctattttagtgaataaatgtgagaaaagttgatagAATCCACCAAATTCAATATaagataaactataaaattgtggtttatcaaCTATGAAGAACAAGTATCCGTTGCCGAGGATAGATGACTTAATGGATCAGTTGCAAGGCGCTAGAGTGtttcaaaaattgatttaaGATCTGGTTACCATCAGATAAGGGTGAAGGAAGATTACATTCTAAAAACTGCGTTTTGGACGCGCTCTAGGCACTACGAGTTCACagtgatgtcctttgggttgacgaatgCACTTGCTGTGTTcgtggattacatgaatagagtatTTCGTCCCTTTTTAGATAAGTTTGTGGTAGTGTTCATAGATGACATTTTGGTTTATTCTAAGATGGCGAAGGAGCACGAAGAACACTTGAACATTGTGCTACAAGTTCTGAAGGAGCGGAAATTGTATGCTAAGTTGTCTAAATGTGAATTCTGGAATGAAGAAGTGAAGTTCTTaggtcacgtggtgagtaaaGGAGGGATAGCAGTGGATCCTTCGAAAGTTGAGGTGGTGATGGAATGGGAGAGACCGACGTTAGTGACTGAGGTTAGGAGCTTTTTGGGGTTGGCTGGAtattacagaaggtttattcaCGCGATTCTCATAAATTGCACTGCCGATGACTATGTtaataaagaaagaaacacCGTTTGTGTGGACAGTGGAGTGTGAGGAGAGCTTTCAAGCTTTAAAGGAGAAATTAACTTCAGCGCCTATTTTGATCTTACCGAAACCGCACGAGCCGTTTGAAGTGTACTGTGATGATTCGTTGAAAGGTTTGGGTTGCATGTTGATGCAACATCGGAATGTAGTAGCTTTTGCATTGCGCCAGCTGAGACCATATGAGGTGAATTACCTAACTCATGACTTTGAATTAGTGGCGATTGTGTTTGCATTGAAGATTTGAGGCATTACTTGTACAGAGTGAGGTTTAGAGTCTTTTTTGATCATAAGAGTCTTAAGTATATCTTTAATCAGAAAGAGCTCATATGCGTTAGAGGAGATGGATGGAGCTACTGAAGGATTATGATTTTGAACTGAGTTATCACCTTGGGAAGGCTAATATGGTAGCAGACGCTTTGAGCAGAAAGTCTTTGACTATTACTTGGATGAGGATCAAGGAAGATGAGCTAGTAGATAAGTTCACAGAACTTAAGCTGCATACTGGTGAAGTTGATGGACAAGCCTGTTTGAACCAATTGTGCATTTCAAGTACGCTTAAGTAAGAAATTTAGAGGACTCAACAAGACAAACAAGAACTTCAGAAGATATTTTAACCAATTGGTAAAAGGAGGCATGGAGAGTTTACTAAGGATGGTGAAGGGTTATGGAGGAATAAAGGGAGGATTTGTGTGCTGGATGTCAGTAGTTTGAGTCAAGAATTGTTGTCAGAAGTTCAAacagcggattctccattcattCAGGTAGTACAAAGATGTATCATGATTTAAAgaagatgttctggtggccTGGGATGAAGAGCGATGTAGCCATACTTGTGTCTAAGTATCTGACATGTTAGAAGGTGAAGATAGAacactgataaaccccatttttagggtttatcttgtattgaatttagaggattttatcaagttttctcacatttattcaatgaaatagcatggttttgtgaatttcttCTAATTTGTGCTTAGaatgaaaacatactttttaggcccttaattcgctaa
Above is a genomic segment from Arachis stenosperma cultivar V10309 chromosome 1, arast.V10309.gnm1.PFL2, whole genome shotgun sequence containing:
- the LOC130979980 gene encoding uncharacterized protein LOC130979980, with the translated sequence MTNLANIIQVNTAVTMQAMEMMGQPAGNGNGNRNENGKGDRNNLGGASTTLTSFLKVHPPTFKGSTNPTEADNWFQAMERALQAQHVPNNQFVEFAAYQLLGEAQHWWEARELELMQLKKGSLSVADYTSRFEELCKFSRVCQGAPESYEIWKCIKYQRGLRDNIMTVVAPLEIQIFFELLNKAQMVEECAKKVELTVVTRSGCRKVYFRIEDRNFVHDLISLPMVVLEMILEFDWLSKNRIRVKEDYILKTAFWTRSRHYEFTVMSFGLTNALAVFVDYMNRVFRPFLDKFVVVFIDDILVYSKMAKEHEEHLNIVLQVLKERKLYAKLSKCEFWNEEVKFLGHVVSKGGIAVDPSKVEVVMEWERPTLVTEKETPFVWTVECEESFQALKEKLTSAPILILPKPHEPFEVYCDDSLKGLGCMLMQHRNVVAFALRQLRPYEVNYLTHDFELVAIVFALKI